A part of Sinorhizobium chiapasense genomic DNA contains:
- the secG gene encoding preprotein translocase subunit SecG, whose protein sequence is MQTVLLVIYLMVVVALIGVVLIQRSEGGGLGIGGGSGFMSARGTANALTRTTAVLALLFFGLALAMGILSRYEPQATDILDRIPGTSSSGGGVLDSLGGGQTPPAGGNTQQPANGAAPTDGAAPAGQAPAGAAPAPQAPANGANGNTGSQVPSGQ, encoded by the coding sequence ATGCAGACCGTACTACTCGTCATTTATCTCATGGTCGTCGTCGCCCTGATCGGCGTCGTTCTCATCCAGCGTTCCGAAGGCGGCGGTCTCGGTATTGGCGGCGGTTCGGGCTTCATGTCTGCTCGCGGTACGGCCAACGCGCTGACCCGCACGACAGCCGTTCTCGCCTTGCTCTTCTTCGGCCTGGCGCTCGCAATGGGCATTCTCTCCCGCTATGAGCCGCAGGCGACTGACATTCTCGACCGGATTCCGGGCACGAGTTCGAGCGGCGGTGGTGTCCTCGATTCGCTGGGCGGTGGTCAGACGCCTCCGGCTGGCGGCAACACGCAGCAGCCGGCTAACGGCGCCGCGCCGACCGATGGTGCTGCTCCCGCGGGTCAGGCACCCGCCGGTGCCGCACCGGCGCCCCAGGCGCCCGCAAACGGCGCCAACGGCAATACGGGATCGCAAGTTCCGAGCGGCCAGTAA
- the tpiA gene encoding triose-phosphate isomerase translates to MTPDIRPLVAGNWKMNGTRASLGQIKAMAEGVKGSLSEKVETLICPPATLLYVATALCDDSPLMIGAQDCHQKQSGAHTGDISAEMIADCFGTHVIVGHSERRTDHAESDALVRAKTEAAHAAGLLAIVCVGETGEERKDGKTLDVLKRQLAESVPDGATAESTVIAYEPVWAIGTGLTPTASDVEEAHAFMRSELVSRFGAAGAKMRILYGGSVKPGNAKELMGVANVDGALIGGASLKAEDFLAIYSAYEELTA, encoded by the coding sequence ATGACGCCCGATATCCGCCCGCTCGTTGCCGGAAACTGGAAGATGAACGGAACACGCGCCTCGCTCGGCCAGATCAAGGCGATGGCGGAGGGCGTCAAGGGCAGTCTGTCCGAGAAGGTGGAAACGCTGATCTGCCCGCCGGCAACGCTGCTCTACGTCGCAACCGCACTTTGCGACGACAGTCCTCTGATGATCGGCGCCCAGGATTGCCATCAGAAACAATCCGGTGCCCACACGGGAGATATTTCCGCCGAGATGATCGCCGATTGCTTCGGCACTCATGTCATCGTCGGCCATTCCGAACGCCGCACAGATCATGCCGAGAGCGACGCACTGGTGCGCGCCAAGACCGAAGCCGCTCATGCGGCCGGCCTTCTCGCCATCGTTTGCGTCGGCGAAACCGGCGAGGAGCGCAAGGACGGCAAGACACTCGACGTCCTGAAGCGCCAGCTCGCCGAAAGCGTGCCGGATGGCGCGACTGCGGAGAGCACCGTCATCGCCTACGAGCCCGTCTGGGCGATTGGCACAGGCCTGACGCCGACGGCGTCCGATGTCGAGGAAGCTCATGCCTTCATGCGCAGCGAACTGGTCTCGCGCTTCGGCGCCGCCGGCGCCAAGATGCGGATCCTCTATGGCGGTTCGGTCAAGCCCGGCAACGCCAAGGAGTTGATGGGAGTTGCCAATGTGGACGGTGCCCTGATCGGCGGTGCGAGCTTGAAAGCGGAAGACTTTCTCGCCATCTACAGCGCATATGAAGAATTGACCGCCTGA
- a CDS encoding CTP synthase, with the protein MTPMARYVFITGGVVSSLGKGIAAAALGALLQARGYRVRLRKLDPYLNVDPGTMSPTQHGEVFVTDDGAETDLDLGHYERFTGRSATKTDNITTGRIYKNIIDKERRGDYLGATVQVIPHVTNEIKNFVTEGNDDYDFVICEIGGTVGDIEAMPFMEAIRQLGNDLPRGTAVYVHLTLMPYIPAAGELKTKPTQHSVKELQALGIHPDILLVRADREIPEAERRKLSLFCNVRQSAVIQALDVASIYDVPIAYHKEGLDNEVLAAFGIEPAPKPRMEAWENVAHRIRTPEGEVTIAIVGKYTGLKDAYKSLIEALYHGGIANQVKVKLEWIESEIFEKEDPAPYLEKVHGILVPGGFGERGSEGKINAARFARERKVPYFGICFGMQMAVVEAARNLAGIEKASSTEFGPTKEPVVGLMTEWVKGNELEKRSASGDLGGTMRLGAYRATLKQNTKIADIYGSTDISERHRHRYEVNIDYKERLEACGLVFSGMSPDGVLPETVEYQDHPWFIGVQYHPELKSRPLDPHPLFASFVEAALEQSRLV; encoded by the coding sequence GTGACTCCCATGGCGCGATATGTATTCATCACTGGCGGCGTGGTTTCCTCCCTCGGTAAAGGCATCGCTGCGGCCGCTCTTGGAGCGTTGCTGCAGGCGCGTGGCTACCGGGTGAGACTGCGTAAGCTCGACCCCTACCTCAACGTCGATCCGGGCACGATGAGCCCGACCCAGCACGGTGAGGTGTTCGTCACCGACGACGGGGCGGAGACAGATCTCGATCTCGGTCACTACGAGCGCTTCACGGGGCGTTCGGCCACGAAGACCGACAACATCACGACCGGTCGGATCTACAAGAACATCATCGACAAGGAGCGGCGCGGCGACTATCTCGGCGCGACGGTTCAGGTGATCCCGCACGTCACCAATGAAATCAAGAATTTCGTCACCGAGGGCAATGACGATTACGACTTCGTCATTTGCGAGATCGGCGGTACCGTCGGCGACATCGAAGCGATGCCGTTTATGGAGGCGATCCGCCAGCTCGGCAACGATCTGCCGCGCGGCACCGCCGTCTACGTCCATCTGACGCTGATGCCCTATATCCCGGCGGCGGGCGAGCTCAAGACCAAGCCGACGCAGCATTCGGTCAAGGAACTGCAGGCGCTCGGCATCCATCCGGACATCCTGCTCGTTCGCGCCGATCGCGAGATCCCGGAAGCCGAGCGTCGCAAGCTGTCGCTCTTCTGCAACGTTCGTCAGTCCGCCGTAATCCAGGCGCTCGATGTCGCCTCGATCTATGATGTGCCGATCGCCTATCACAAGGAGGGCCTCGACAACGAGGTTCTCGCCGCGTTCGGTATAGAGCCGGCGCCGAAGCCGCGCATGGAGGCCTGGGAGAACGTCGCCCATCGCATCCGTACGCCGGAAGGCGAAGTCACGATCGCCATCGTCGGCAAGTATACCGGCCTCAAGGACGCCTATAAGTCGCTGATCGAGGCGCTCTATCACGGCGGCATCGCCAATCAAGTCAAGGTCAAGCTTGAATGGATCGAGTCGGAAATCTTCGAAAAGGAAGATCCGGCGCCTTATCTCGAAAAGGTTCACGGCATCCTCGTCCCCGGCGGGTTCGGCGAACGCGGCTCCGAAGGCAAGATCAACGCCGCCCGCTTTGCGCGGGAGCGGAAGGTGCCCTATTTCGGCATCTGCTTCGGGATGCAGATGGCGGTGGTCGAGGCCGCCCGCAATCTCGCCGGCATCGAGAAGGCCTCTTCGACCGAATTCGGCCCGACCAAGGAGCCGGTCGTCGGCCTGATGACCGAATGGGTGAAGGGCAACGAACTTGAAAAGCGTTCGGCGTCCGGCGATCTCGGCGGCACCATGCGGCTCGGCGCCTATCGGGCAACCCTCAAGCAGAATACCAAGATAGCCGACATCTACGGATCGACGGATATCTCCGAGCGGCATCGCCACCGTTACGAGGTCAATATCGATTACAAGGAGCGGCTGGAAGCCTGTGGCCTCGTCTTCTCCGGCATGTCGCCAGACGGCGTCTTGCCTGAGACGGTCGAATATCAGGACCATCCCTGGTTCATCGGCGTTCAGTACCACCCGGAACTGAAGTCTCGGCCGCTCGATCCGCACCCGCTGTTTGCGAGCTTCGTCGAGGCGGCGCTGGAGCAGTCACGTCTCGTCTGA